In one window of bacterium DNA:
- a CDS encoding type II toxin-antitoxin system VapC family toxin gives MNLYLDTSALVKLYVDEEGSPAVHGALQQATVAATSPLAYVEARSALARRRREGGLATTEYRRAVRSLDADWVHYQRVRVTDQLIHKAAETAESFQLRAYDAVHLASALTIAARLETLVVFACWDAGLEAAAR, from the coding sequence GTGAACCTGTATCTCGATACCAGCGCGCTCGTAAAGCTCTATGTGGATGAAGAGGGTTCGCCTGCCGTGCACGGGGCGCTACAGCAAGCGACCGTGGCAGCTACTTCCCCTCTTGCCTATGTCGAAGCCAGGTCCGCGCTTGCGCGCCGACGCCGGGAGGGCGGGCTCGCCACGACCGAGTACCGTCGAGCCGTGAGATCCTTGGACGCGGACTGGGTCCATTATCAACGAGTCCGCGTGACCGACCAACTTATCCATAAGGCCGCCGAGACGGCTGAGTCATTCCAGCTTCGTGCATACGATGCCGTCCACTTGGCATCAGCGTTGACTATCGCTGCTCGTCTCGAAACACTGGTAGTGTTCGCGTGCTGGGATGCCGGCCTCGAGGCGGCGGCCCG
- a CDS encoding type II toxin-antitoxin system prevent-host-death family antitoxin — MASVGIRELKARLSRFLARVRQGERITVTDRGRPVAIIGPPAVSTDDQRIDAMVRDGTIRWEGGKPRGARRPAHLKGPAVAAAVLEDRR; from the coding sequence ATGGCAAGCGTTGGCATCCGCGAATTGAAGGCTCGCCTAAGCCGCTTTCTCGCACGCGTCAGGCAGGGGGAGCGCATCACCGTGACGGACCGCGGTCGCCCGGTCGCGATCATCGGCCCGCCCGCAGTGAGCACTGATGATCAGCGCATCGACGCCATGGTCAGGGATGGGACGATACGGTGGGAGGGTGGCAAGCCTCGGGGTGCCCGACGCCCGGCCCATCTCAAGGGTCCTGCAGTGGCGGCTGCCGTCCTCGAGGACCGCCGGTGA
- a CDS encoding RNB domain-containing ribonuclease has protein sequence MKGHGEKLTRKQEQAIAALLAEPTLGSAARRCGVSETTLWRWLQDEEFQAAYKNARRSAVDAATTCLQQAATEAVACLRRALTCGQVAAEVRAAGQPRVDTTSRQLLGARCSSAASCRTSARPCSQRWGPFPGPTATQIPSVRELSGLLWASIDNDDSLDLDQLSVAEPLADGRVKVLVAIADVDALVGRASAIDALAQHNATSVYRSHRSSPCSRSGCQRI, from the coding sequence ATGAAAGGTCACGGCGAGAAGTTGACGAGGAAGCAGGAGCAGGCAATCGCGGCACTTCTGGCCGAGCCGACCCTGGGATCCGCTGCTCGTCGGTGCGGGGTGAGTGAGACGACCTTGTGGCGTTGGCTTCAAGACGAGGAGTTCCAGGCTGCTTACAAGAACGCGCGGCGGTCCGCGGTGGATGCTGCCACCACCTGCCTCCAGCAAGCGGCGACCGAGGCCGTCGCTTGCCTACGCCGCGCTCTGACGTGCGGGCAAGTGGCCGCCGAGGTGAGGGCCGCAGGCCAACCTCGAGTCGACACGACCTCCAGACAATTGCTCGGCGCGCGATGCTCGAGCGCGGCTTCCTGCCGGACTTCGGCGCGGCCGTGCTCACAGAGGTGGGGACCCTTCCCCGGACCCACCGCGACGCAGATTCCGTCCGTCCGCGAGCTGAGTGGATTGCTCTGGGCGTCCATTGACAACGACGACTCGCTCGACCTCGATCAGCTCTCGGTCGCCGAGCCCCTGGCCGACGGCAGGGTGAAAGTCCTCGTCGCGATTGCCGACGTGGATGCCCTCGTGGGAAGAGCCTCGGCGATTGACGCGCTCGCGCAACACAACGCGACGTCCGTCTATCGGTCGCACAGGTCTTCCCCATGCTCCCGGAGCGGCTGTCAACGGATCTGA
- a CDS encoding ABC transporter substrate-binding protein, with amino-acid sequence MRMTRGLSGHIPLALVIAGVLGAGMFTMPLPQTGSAAGPITFVWGRAGDADTLDNPVSTNGETSEVTTQIFNTLVRLRPGTVEVEPDLATSWSVSPDGTVWTFKLRKGVTFHDGTPWNAEAAKLNIDRWSDKNNPYHQSGTDFYYWNDLLADLFKEARAVDPETLQIVTSAPFGAMLSDLTVIAFDFASPASLKEYGGQGAGQHPVGTGPFKFVEWVRDDHITLVANSSFFRPGFPKMPRVIYRVIKDNAARYLALKAGGAHAIELPNPDDVKTAQADPNLKVAFRSSFNTGWLHFNMNHPQFKDRRVREAVALAINKRAIVEGLYGGFGEVADQLMPPVMWGRSSKVKAYPYNPERARKLLAEAGYANGFAVDFWYIPVSRPYFPQGKEIGTAIANDLGKVGIKANLMTEDWAAYGKDGRETLKFSAYMVGWIGDTGDPDDWLGFFFSRTKPSATRYSYDNPTVRELVAKARTLSSQADRAKVYAQIQEIVANDIPLVPIAHSKTPLLMLKAVEGLIPHPNGNEYMETVSLR; translated from the coding sequence ATGCGCATGACGAGGGGGCTCTCGGGTCATATCCCGCTCGCGCTGGTCATCGCCGGCGTCCTTGGCGCCGGCATGTTCACCATGCCGCTCCCTCAGACGGGGTCCGCCGCCGGACCGATCACCTTCGTCTGGGGCCGTGCCGGCGACGCGGACACCCTGGACAATCCTGTGAGCACGAACGGCGAGACCTCGGAGGTGACGACCCAGATCTTCAATACCCTCGTGCGGCTCCGGCCGGGGACCGTGGAAGTCGAGCCGGACCTCGCCACCAGTTGGTCGGTCTCGCCTGACGGCACCGTCTGGACTTTCAAGCTGCGCAAGGGCGTGACGTTCCACGATGGGACTCCCTGGAACGCCGAGGCGGCCAAACTCAATATCGACAGGTGGTCGGACAAGAACAACCCCTACCACCAGTCCGGGACCGACTTCTACTATTGGAATGACCTGCTCGCGGATTTGTTCAAGGAAGCCAGGGCCGTCGACCCGGAGACGCTTCAGATCGTCACGTCTGCACCCTTCGGCGCGATGCTCAGCGATCTCACCGTGATCGCCTTCGATTTCGCCAGTCCGGCCTCGCTCAAGGAGTACGGGGGGCAGGGTGCGGGCCAGCATCCGGTGGGGACCGGCCCCTTCAAGTTCGTGGAGTGGGTCCGGGACGATCACATCACTCTAGTAGCCAATTCCTCGTTCTTTCGGCCGGGATTCCCGAAGATGCCCCGGGTGATTTATCGGGTCATCAAAGACAACGCGGCGCGATACTTGGCCCTGAAAGCCGGTGGGGCGCACGCGATCGAGCTACCGAACCCCGACGACGTCAAGACCGCTCAGGCCGACCCGAACCTCAAGGTCGCCTTTCGATCGTCGTTTAACACCGGGTGGCTCCACTTCAACATGAACCACCCCCAATTCAAAGACCGGCGCGTCCGCGAGGCGGTCGCGCTGGCGATCAACAAACGGGCGATCGTGGAAGGGCTGTACGGCGGATTCGGCGAGGTCGCCGACCAGCTCATGCCCCCCGTGATGTGGGGCCGGTCGTCCAAGGTCAAAGCGTACCCGTACAATCCCGAGCGGGCCAGGAAGCTCCTCGCCGAAGCGGGGTACGCCAACGGGTTCGCCGTAGACTTTTGGTATATTCCCGTCAGCCGCCCCTACTTTCCCCAAGGGAAAGAGATTGGGACGGCGATTGCCAACGACCTGGGCAAGGTTGGCATCAAGGCCAACCTGATGACCGAGGACTGGGCGGCCTATGGAAAGGACGGTCGCGAGACCTTGAAGTTCTCCGCATACATGGTCGGGTGGATCGGCGATACGGGAGACCCCGATGACTGGTTGGGGTTCTTCTTCAGCCGTACCAAGCCGAGCGCGACGCGGTACTCGTACGACAATCCCACCGTGCGCGAGCTGGTGGCCAAAGCCCGGACCCTCAGCAGTCAGGCCGATCGGGCGAAGGTGTACGCGCAGATCCAGGAGATCGTGGCCAACGACATCCCGCTGGTGCCGATCGCCCACTCCAAGACCCCGCTCTTGATGCTGAAGGCCGTAGAGGGCCTCATTCCGCATCCTAACGGCAACGAGTACATGGAGACGGTCTCGCTGCGGTAG
- a CDS encoding AsmA-like C-terminal region-containing protein, whose amino-acid sequence MTAPKRVPRWVIIGGAALLMLVVVLLLVPFLVPVDRFRPLIVRLAEDSTGRKIDIDALQLHLLPTIHLRVVNLHIKNPEGFPSGDTLVVKSLDVGTTLSSVLARRLDVTRVAFSGVEVNLLQTPKGKTNYDFSGRLGKPVATNAPEKANAPAFSLSRIDSVTARGVKITSGTYNPATRRVVPLFAADGLNARVGSINLGAQNWTDSVDVVGDLGGILFSNPALTKPLRIQKGIFRVKKGAVEGAFAAALDTLRVDGVVKIADIKNPIAEFDVIFPELDVDKLEALARAGGGGTPPPPPGGPRRLLARGNIKVGKVIARPVEAGAMTARLTIYTDRAEVTPYSLAAFGGTVRGTAVIDYAAARQPLEISAHAKGLDVGAVMKAAGRAQQGIAGKLDADVRATTALVPDPLTALKVTVDSYTLAASEGVIRGTAAVDYGAPGQPVQVTALARGVNLGRVMTTFAPSMLPGIGGTVDVDARVATRLRQDPLVALTAAGTFALRNGVLPGLPKPLEVQKGTFNFSGGGVQGTFAASLDTLRAQGAVAVPNLKNPVADFDVTVPDLDVDRVRTLFASGPGVTGKGGTAPGGRGGLRRLLAKGVLKVGRMRARPLEASAVTGRMNVFTDAVVVNPLSMSMYGGTARGAMTVDYTAPHLPLQAVVQVGGVDFSRVMAALAPGSKRSITGTLEGSGSLATILAADPLAGLTGTGTFAVRNGTITGLDVKNTLVSVAKVAEFVSSGITKFRYFGGDFRIQQQRVYSNALKLDSEGLQATGQGSSGFDRTLNYTGIGDVKTSVFGQPQTQLGLALLRNALGGKVPESVRDFNARVPFAIKGTFDNPQFSTTGAPQITPLNSPTKPQPQQPGQNPPQIPGFPQLPVNLPPLPFPKGP is encoded by the coding sequence ATGACGGCCCCCAAGCGCGTGCCGCGGTGGGTGATCATCGGTGGGGCCGCGCTGCTCATGCTGGTTGTGGTACTTCTGCTCGTGCCCTTCCTGGTGCCGGTGGATCGCTTCCGTCCGCTGATCGTCCGACTCGCGGAAGACAGCACCGGACGCAAGATCGACATCGATGCGCTCCAGTTGCACCTGCTGCCCACCATCCATCTGCGTGTCGTGAACCTTCATATAAAGAACCCCGAGGGCTTCCCCAGCGGCGACACGCTGGTGGTCAAATCGCTCGACGTCGGCACAACGCTCAGCAGCGTGCTCGCCCGCCGCTTGGACGTGACGAGAGTGGCGTTCAGCGGTGTGGAAGTGAACCTCCTCCAGACACCCAAGGGAAAGACCAACTACGACTTCTCCGGTCGCCTGGGCAAGCCCGTGGCCACAAACGCGCCGGAGAAAGCGAACGCCCCGGCGTTCTCTCTCAGCCGGATCGATTCCGTCACCGCGCGCGGCGTCAAGATCACATCGGGCACCTATAACCCCGCGACCAGACGGGTTGTCCCGCTCTTTGCCGCCGACGGCCTCAACGCTCGGGTCGGGAGCATCAACTTGGGCGCGCAGAACTGGACGGACTCGGTGGACGTCGTGGGCGATCTCGGGGGCATCTTGTTTTCCAACCCGGCCTTGACCAAGCCGTTGCGCATCCAGAAGGGTATCTTCAGGGTCAAGAAAGGCGCAGTGGAGGGAGCGTTCGCCGCGGCACTCGACACGCTGCGGGTCGATGGCGTGGTCAAGATCGCCGATATCAAGAATCCAATCGCCGAATTTGACGTCATCTTCCCCGAGCTTGACGTCGACAAGCTGGAGGCGTTGGCCCGAGCGGGAGGGGGCGGCACGCCACCGCCGCCACCCGGTGGGCCGCGGCGGCTGCTGGCGAGGGGAAACATCAAGGTCGGCAAGGTGATCGCCCGGCCGGTCGAAGCGGGCGCGATGACCGCACGGCTGACGATTTACACAGACAGGGCGGAGGTCACCCCGTACAGCCTGGCCGCGTTTGGAGGAACCGTGCGGGGGACCGCGGTGATCGATTATGCCGCGGCGCGCCAGCCCCTCGAGATCAGCGCCCACGCGAAAGGCCTGGACGTGGGCGCGGTGATGAAGGCGGCGGGCCGGGCGCAGCAAGGGATCGCCGGGAAATTGGACGCGGATGTGCGCGCCACGACGGCGCTCGTGCCAGACCCGCTGACCGCGCTCAAGGTCACGGTGGACTCGTACACGCTCGCCGCGTCCGAAGGGGTCATTCGGGGAACCGCGGCGGTGGATTACGGGGCGCCTGGACAGCCCGTTCAGGTGACCGCGCTGGCCCGTGGCGTAAATCTCGGCAGGGTGATGACGACGTTCGCGCCTTCGATGCTGCCGGGGATCGGTGGAACGGTGGATGTCGATGCTCGGGTCGCGACCCGGTTGCGGCAGGATCCGCTGGTTGCCCTGACCGCGGCGGGAACGTTCGCGCTGCGGAACGGGGTCCTCCCCGGTTTGCCGAAACCGCTGGAGGTCCAGAAGGGGACGTTCAACTTCAGCGGGGGCGGGGTGCAGGGCACGTTTGCCGCATCGCTTGACACACTGAGGGCGCAGGGCGCGGTCGCGGTGCCCAACCTCAAGAATCCGGTAGCAGACTTCGACGTCACCGTTCCGGATCTCGACGTCGACCGAGTGAGGACGTTGTTCGCGAGCGGGCCCGGCGTGACCGGAAAGGGCGGCACAGCGCCGGGAGGACGCGGCGGTCTGCGGCGGCTGCTGGCGAAGGGTGTGTTAAAGGTTGGTCGGATGAGGGCGCGGCCACTGGAAGCGAGCGCCGTCACCGGCCGGATGAATGTATTCACGGACGCCGTTGTGGTTAACCCCCTTAGCATGTCCATGTACGGTGGCACTGCCCGAGGCGCCATGACCGTGGATTACACCGCGCCACACCTCCCCCTCCAGGCGGTCGTGCAGGTCGGCGGGGTGGACTTCAGCCGGGTAATGGCTGCTCTGGCGCCCGGAAGCAAGCGGTCGATCACGGGGACGCTCGAGGGCAGCGGCAGCCTAGCGACCATCCTGGCAGCGGATCCACTCGCCGGACTTACCGGTACGGGGACCTTTGCCGTGCGGAACGGCACGATCACCGGACTCGACGTGAAGAACACATTGGTGAGTGTCGCCAAGGTCGCCGAGTTCGTGTCTTCGGGCATCACGAAGTTCCGGTACTTCGGGGGGGACTTCCGCATCCAGCAGCAGCGGGTGTACAGCAACGCGTTGAAGCTCGATTCGGAAGGACTCCAAGCAACGGGCCAGGGCAGCTCCGGTTTCGACAGGACGCTCAACTATACCGGCATCGGCGACGTGAAAACCAGCGTGTTCGGTCAACCTCAAACCCAGTTGGGCTTGGCGTTACTGAGGAACGCCCTTGGGGGAAAGGTGCCGGAATCCGTCCGCGACTTCAACGCGCGAGTGCCGTTCGCGATCAAGGGGACGTTCGATAATCCTCAGTTCTCGACGACAGGGGCGCCGCAGATCACCCCGCTGAACTCGCCGACGAAACCGCAGCCCCAGCAACCCGGGCAGAACCCGCCCCAGATTCCAGGGTTCCCGCAGCTCCCTGTGAATCTCCCGCCACTTCCCTTCCCCAAAGGACCGTAG
- a CDS encoding DUF6159 family protein, translating into MGSISRTWELIKESFRVLVGDSKLIVFPILSILALVLIDGWGLLTFGKQLRGPGRGIPADLQFLVFLFYWVNYFIVLFFNSALMACAYLRISGEDPSLGAGLRAAWVNVERILLWSFVAATVGFVLQLLEQHSVLRRFVASLLELAWSLGTFFIIPVLILEDWDVFGSLKRSAELFRGQWGNEVAGNFSFGVLYFLLSLPAIVVGSACIKLAPILCALVVVGYFLLLYVIMTAVQGIFVVALYRYATGKSDGGFDATLLKDAFS; encoded by the coding sequence TTGGGCAGCATCTCCCGCACGTGGGAATTGATAAAGGAGAGCTTTCGGGTTTTGGTCGGAGACTCGAAGCTGATCGTCTTTCCCATCCTCAGCATCCTCGCGCTCGTCCTGATCGACGGCTGGGGCCTCTTGACGTTCGGCAAACAACTGAGAGGGCCGGGGCGGGGAATCCCGGCCGACCTCCAATTCCTGGTCTTCCTGTTCTATTGGGTCAACTATTTCATCGTGCTCTTCTTCAACAGCGCTCTCATGGCGTGCGCGTATCTCAGGATCTCGGGCGAGGATCCGAGTCTGGGCGCGGGGCTGCGGGCGGCCTGGGTGAACGTCGAGCGGATCCTCCTCTGGTCGTTCGTCGCGGCCACCGTCGGCTTTGTCCTGCAGCTCCTCGAACAGCACAGCGTGCTTCGGCGGTTCGTCGCCTCTCTCCTCGAGCTCGCGTGGTCCCTCGGCACGTTCTTCATCATCCCCGTGCTCATCCTCGAGGACTGGGATGTCTTCGGCTCGCTCAAGCGGTCGGCCGAGCTGTTCCGCGGCCAGTGGGGTAATGAAGTCGCGGGCAACTTCAGTTTCGGCGTGCTGTACTTCCTATTGTCGCTCCCGGCGATCGTGGTGGGGAGCGCCTGCATCAAGCTGGCGCCGATCCTCTGCGCGCTGGTGGTCGTCGGGTATTTCTTGCTCCTCTACGTCATCATGACCGCCGTGCAGGGCATCTTCGTCGTGGCGCTCTACCGCTACGCGACTGGGAAAAGCGACGGGGGATTCGACGCCACACTCTTGAAGGACGCCTTCTCCTGA
- a CDS encoding gamma-glutamyltransferase family protein → MAYAGGASEFGVRPVALGRRGMVASANPLATQAGVRMFAAGGNAVDAVVATAVAVTVAEPYFSGLGGIGIAVVTHPSGETRILNFLGRSPHSARPEIFTTETQDLGPMAPMVPGNVAGWARLHGEFGRLPLAQVLEPAIELADGGIPTTVFDYERNLQAVDRLTPHPEAARTYLHSGRPYQVGEALRQPGLAETLRTIAQDGWMALYEGRIARTIADWMAEHGGLIAEEDLRSYPGTLKWEAPVTATYRGYELRTCPPPSSAVQVLQTLRILEAFDLSAMEHLGVDYLALLAETIRLARMDAASNVADPNFVDVPLAWMLSDERVGELRTEVTRRVDAWRKRGRAGRASRNGARRRPAGRIRRARPTPDRSTTHLAAADEDGLAVNITQTLGSSYGSGVVIGRTGIAMNNGHHWCTLIPGDRKEIAPGKRRESPTSPVHAFGVQEAPVAPTHSFGIDPLGPAHAARGGRLAFMIGTPGSYGIPQTTAQMIINLIDFGRNIQDAIAAPRFRWKDDVGDPLPPKVLLLEGRFSSAVQKALAARGYRLEILEDWSMKVGGGQGIAFREDRWLAGGADPRRNGYAMGW, encoded by the coding sequence GTGGCGTACGCAGGAGGCGCGTCTGAGTTCGGCGTCCGGCCCGTCGCGCTGGGCCGCCGAGGCATGGTCGCCTCGGCCAACCCGCTGGCCACGCAGGCCGGGGTCCGGATGTTCGCCGCCGGAGGGAACGCCGTCGACGCGGTCGTGGCCACAGCCGTGGCCGTCACGGTTGCCGAGCCCTATTTCTCGGGGCTGGGCGGGATCGGCATCGCCGTGGTGACCCATCCGAGCGGTGAGACGCGGATCCTCAATTTCTTGGGGCGCAGCCCGCACAGCGCTCGCCCGGAGATCTTTACGACCGAGACCCAGGACCTCGGCCCAATGGCCCCGATGGTGCCCGGTAACGTCGCGGGATGGGCCCGGCTGCACGGCGAGTTCGGCCGGCTGCCGCTGGCACAGGTCCTCGAACCGGCGATCGAGCTGGCCGACGGCGGCATCCCCACCACCGTCTTCGACTACGAGCGGAACCTGCAGGCCGTCGACCGGCTCACTCCGCATCCCGAAGCCGCGCGCACATATCTTCACAGCGGCCGTCCTTACCAAGTGGGCGAGGCGCTCCGGCAGCCCGGCCTCGCAGAGACGCTCCGGACGATCGCGCAAGACGGCTGGATGGCCTTGTATGAAGGCCGGATCGCCCGCACGATCGCCGATTGGATGGCCGAGCACGGCGGGCTAATCGCGGAAGAGGACCTCCGCAGCTATCCAGGGACGCTCAAGTGGGAGGCCCCGGTCACCGCGACCTACCGCGGGTATGAGCTGCGGACGTGTCCACCACCCAGCAGCGCGGTGCAGGTCCTCCAGACGCTTCGAATCCTCGAGGCGTTCGACCTCAGCGCCATGGAGCACCTCGGGGTGGATTATCTCGCGCTGCTCGCGGAGACGATCCGTCTCGCCCGGATGGACGCGGCATCCAACGTCGCCGACCCCAACTTTGTCGACGTGCCGCTCGCGTGGATGCTGAGCGACGAGCGCGTCGGCGAGCTCAGAACCGAGGTCACCCGCCGCGTGGACGCCTGGCGGAAGCGAGGCCGGGCGGGGCGGGCCAGCCGCAACGGCGCGCGCCGCCGTCCTGCCGGCCGGATCCGGCGCGCCCGTCCGACCCCGGACCGCTCGACCACGCACCTGGCGGCGGCGGACGAGGACGGGCTCGCGGTCAATATCACCCAGACGCTCGGATCGTCGTACGGGTCCGGGGTGGTCATCGGCCGCACCGGCATCGCGATGAACAACGGACATCACTGGTGCACGCTGATTCCAGGAGACCGCAAGGAGATCGCGCCGGGCAAGCGGCGGGAGTCGCCCACCTCCCCGGTACACGCGTTCGGCGTCCAGGAAGCGCCTGTTGCCCCCACGCACTCCTTCGGGATCGACCCGCTCGGCCCCGCGCACGCCGCACGCGGCGGTCGCCTCGCGTTCATGATCGGGACGCCTGGTTCCTACGGGATTCCGCAGACGACCGCGCAGATGATCATCAACCTCATTGACTTCGGCCGGAACATCCAGGACGCGATCGCGGCGCCCAGGTTCCGGTGGAAGGACGATGTCGGCGACCCGCTCCCCCCCAAGGTGCTGCTCTTGGAGGGCCGCTTCTCGTCCGCCGTCCAAAAGGCGCTCGCCGCGCGAGGGTACCGTCTCGAGATCCTGGAGGACTGGTCCATGAAGGTCGGGGGCGGCCAGGGGATTGCGTTTCGGGAGGATCGGTGGCTAGCGGGCGGCGCCGATCCGCGGCGCAACGGGTATGCGATGGGATGGTAG
- a CDS encoding YegS/Rv2252/BmrU family lipid kinase: protein MPATLIVANLRAGGGRARDVLPLVTSTLRRAGRDYELIITPTGEATAPLLAEFLSVERPGFDQVAVIGGDGTLNGAVNGILTSGSNLPLGIIPCGTGNEIVRSLGIPKDPEKAVGIILRGQVCPVDVGRVNNRYFLHIFGLGYDVQVVKMVNTLRARYRLARNRSVYYLASLLLLSSGFDPFPVRVQVGERTFSGRAIMIVAANGRMYGERLLALPAPSLSDGLLDLYLLQELRTRSFRKTARLLRHLPVPELSVHRCSAVKIQLDQRREAQVDGSLLGPAQTFDLSLLPRRISVMHPAPPALVGAPRRAETGSERR from the coding sequence ATGCCAGCAACGCTAATCGTGGCGAACCTTCGAGCGGGGGGCGGCCGCGCACGCGATGTCCTCCCCCTGGTCACCAGCACCCTCAGACGCGCCGGCCGGGACTATGAACTGATCATCACCCCCACGGGGGAAGCGACGGCGCCCTTGCTGGCAGAGTTTCTCTCGGTCGAACGGCCGGGGTTCGATCAGGTGGCGGTCATCGGCGGAGACGGAACCCTCAACGGTGCGGTCAACGGCATTTTGACGAGCGGCTCGAACCTGCCGCTCGGCATCATCCCGTGCGGCACTGGAAACGAGATCGTCCGGTCGTTGGGGATCCCCAAGGATCCCGAGAAAGCCGTCGGCATCATCCTCCGCGGCCAAGTCTGCCCTGTCGACGTCGGGAGGGTGAACAACCGGTACTTTCTCCACATCTTCGGCCTGGGCTACGACGTCCAGGTCGTGAAGATGGTCAATACCCTTCGGGCCAGGTACCGCCTCGCCCGCAATCGCTCGGTCTACTACCTGGCGTCCCTCCTCTTGCTCTCGTCCGGGTTCGATCCGTTCCCGGTCCGGGTCCAGGTGGGTGAGCGCACCTTCAGCGGCCGCGCGATCATGATCGTCGCTGCCAACGGCAGGATGTACGGAGAGCGGCTGCTGGCGCTCCCGGCACCGAGTCTCTCGGACGGCCTGCTCGACCTCTACCTGCTCCAGGAGCTTCGCACCCGATCGTTTCGCAAGACGGCCCGCCTCCTCCGGCACCTGCCGGTGCCCGAGCTGAGCGTCCACCGGTGTTCGGCGGTGAAGATCCAGCTCGACCAGCGCCGGGAGGCGCAGGTGGACGGCAGCCTGCTCGGACCCGCCCAAACGTTCGATCTCTCGCTGCTGCCGCGCCGGATCTCGGTGATGCACCCTGCGCCGCCCGCGCTTGTCGGCGCGCCGCGCCGCGCGGAGACCGGATCGGAGCGCCGCTAG
- a CDS encoding glycosyltransferase: MFLSILSCNYGGGHRRVGEAIAEEWKARTGGRVDIADYFARFVHPVFDAVTKFSYIQSVRRAPVMYGMFYRATGEIKPDSVVQRAINRMGLERLDHYLQTERPDVVCCVHCTPAGTMSDLKIAGRTTVPCATVITDYVTHSQWIHPCVDRYCVPAASVRDGLISRGIPAERITDTGLPIERKFLRPLNREVLLERFGLVPGRPVVLVMAGAYAMLGGVGDVVRVLARFPRPLQALVVCGHDRRMTEQVRARTANAPHPFRTFEYVDNVEELMAVSDLLITKAGAVTVTEALVRQLPMLIYRPIPGQEEGNTEYLLEHGAALAPKTPEMLREMLEMLLADPARLEAMRRATASLARPEATEQVVARLAALATTVDAERTFQRTLATSNPRI, from the coding sequence ATGTTCCTTTCGATCCTCTCCTGCAACTACGGCGGCGGCCACCGCCGGGTCGGCGAAGCGATCGCGGAAGAGTGGAAAGCCCGCACCGGGGGCCGGGTGGACATCGCCGACTACTTCGCGCGGTTCGTGCATCCCGTGTTTGACGCGGTGACCAAGTTCTCATACATTCAGAGCGTCCGGCGGGCGCCCGTCATGTACGGCATGTTCTACCGGGCGACCGGGGAGATCAAACCGGACTCAGTGGTCCAGCGGGCGATCAACCGAATGGGGCTGGAGCGATTGGACCACTATCTCCAGACGGAGCGCCCGGATGTGGTATGCTGCGTCCACTGCACGCCGGCGGGCACGATGTCGGACCTGAAGATCGCCGGGCGCACCACCGTCCCCTGCGCGACAGTCATCACGGACTACGTCACGCACAGTCAGTGGATCCATCCCTGCGTGGACCGGTACTGCGTGCCGGCGGCGTCCGTCCGTGACGGCCTCATCTCCCGCGGGATCCCCGCGGAGCGGATCACCGACACGGGCCTCCCGATCGAGCGGAAATTCCTCCGGCCGCTCAACCGTGAGGTCCTCCTCGAGCGGTTTGGCCTCGTGCCCGGCCGCCCGGTCGTCTTGGTGATGGCCGGAGCGTACGCGATGCTGGGAGGGGTGGGGGACGTCGTTCGCGTGCTCGCCCGGTTCCCGAGACCGTTGCAGGCGCTTGTGGTCTGCGGCCACGACCGGCGGATGACCGAGCAGGTCCGGGCGCGGACGGCCAATGCGCCGCACCCATTCAGGACCTTCGAGTACGTGGACAATGTCGAGGAGCTGATGGCGGTGAGCGATCTGCTCATCACCAAGGCCGGGGCGGTCACCGTGACCGAGGCGCTCGTACGGCAGCTTCCGATGCTGATCTACCGGCCGATCCCCGGCCAGGAAGAAGGCAACACAGAGTACCTCCTCGAACACGGCGCGGCGCTTGCGCCCAAGACGCCGGAGATGCTCCGCGAGATGCTCGAGATGCTCCTCGCCGATCCCGCCCGCCTCGAGGCGATGCGGCGGGCCACCGCATCGCTGGCCCGGCCGGAGGCGACCGAACAGGTGGTCGCCCGGCTGGCCGCCCTGGCCACTACGGTCGATGCTGAACGTACGTTTCAAAGGACGCTCGCGACCTCCAACCCCCGGATTTGA